GGTGGACGACTCACTCTTGGCCATCGAACCTAACACCAAAGCAGGTCGCATGCATTCCATGGCGTAATCATTCcatatttttttccccatcttcttcttccattgGACGATGACTCATACCGCTGTGCAAGCATGCATGAACCTTTAATTTCCTGCTTCATTCCCTCCTCTCCTATAAAACCCACAAAAACCGGCTGCCCGGTACTCGGACAGACAGGCAGCAGTACGTCTCCATCGATCGGTCTGCCTTGGCAGACGCAGATCCAGGTTAGATTACGATTTCCCCTTAattctttccttttgtttggGTACGGAACATGACCGTGACCTGGAAAGAACCCGAGATGGCGTGTTTCTGGTACCTCGTAGTACGTGTGCCAACTCAATCTTTCGATCTTTCTATCGTTGTCGCATGCAGTGGCCACGGTACATGGCTCCAACAATGGCGCTGCTtcctcagcggctgctgctcaCGCTTGTCCTGCTGCCGCATCTCCTGAttctcctctccctcggcgtcggcggcagTGCCTACGGGACGAAGCCGCCTTGCTTCTGgccgagctcggcggcggaggacggcaGGTGCCTGAGCTGGCGCGTCATGGTGGAGGCCAACAACGCGAGGGGGTGGCGCACCGTGCCGGCGCCGTGCGTCGGCTACGTCACGGGCTACATGACGCGTGGCCAGTACGGCAGGGACCTGGACGGCGTCATGGACCAGGTGTCCGCCTACGTGGACCAGATCACGCCCCCCGCCGACGACGGCCTCGACGCCTGGGTCCTCGACATCGACGACACCTGCCTCTCCAACCTGTTCTACTACGAGGCCAAGCGTTTCGGGTACGAAACCGGCCGCCACTCGATCGACTGCTTTCCAGCGAAAATTTTCATTTTGATGAGAAACTGCAGGGTTCAAGTTTTTGGGAATGATTTTGCGAGGATCTGTTTCTATTCAGGGCGTACGATCCTTTGGCGTTCAAGACTTGGGCTAGCCAAGGGGCTTGCCCGGGGATACCCGCGGTTCTCCGGCTGTTCGCGACGTTGCGGGACAAGGGATTCAAGGTTTTCCTTCTCTCTGGGAGGGACGAGGAGACCCTGGGCTCGTGCACCACCGAAAATCTGGAGTCACAGGGGTTCTCTGGATACGAGAGGCTCATGATGAGGTACGTACTAGCCCCGAATAAAACACCTCTTGTTATTCGAATCCCTTTGATTTTAAGCACACATTGTTAACAGTTGCTTGCAATTCGGAGCCGGTCAATTAAACG
This is a stretch of genomic DNA from Brachypodium distachyon strain Bd21 chromosome 1, Brachypodium_distachyon_v3.0, whole genome shotgun sequence. It encodes these proteins:
- the LOC100839973 gene encoding acid phosphatase 1, producing MHEPLISCFIPSSPIKPTKTGCPVLGQTGSSTSPSIGLPWQTQIQWPRYMAPTMALLPQRLLLTLVLLPHLLILLSLGVGGSAYGTKPPCFWPSSAAEDGRCLSWRVMVEANNARGWRTVPAPCVGYVTGYMTRGQYGRDLDGVMDQVSAYVDQITPPADDGLDAWVLDIDDTCLSNLFYYEAKRFGAYDPLAFKTWASQGACPGIPAVLRLFATLRDKGFKVFLLSGRDEETLGSCTTENLESQGFSGYERLMMRTPEYRGQPSSVFKSAMRKQLAEEEGYRIRGNVGDQWSDLQGENVGDRVFKIPNPMYFVP